The window CACGAGCATGACCAGAACATCGATCGCCAGGACCCGGCGCGCAGCGGCCACAAGGTGGAACGCCCGGAGATCCGCCAGGCCTACGATGACATCCGTCAGGGCCAGGTCGATACCGACCTGCGCGGCACCGGCGGGCTTGATGAAATGAACAAGGAAGGCGGCAAGCGCGCCGCCAGTGCGCCGCCCAAGCAGCTGGAAAAGGACTGAAGTTTGGAGGATGGCCGGCCAGCGCTGCTATAGCGCTGACTGCGCCATCCAGTCACGGATCAGGGCCGCGAGTTCCTGCGGCTTTTCCATCGGCGTCATGTGGCCGCAGTCGCGGATGAGTTCCAGGCGTGACTGCGGAATCTGCCGCGCCATCTCCTCCGATTCCTCCACGCTGCGCAACTTGTCCTGGTCGCTGCTGACGATGAGCACCGGGCAACGTAACTGCTGCAAGCTCTCCGCATCACTATCCCGCAAAGTCTGCAGCTGGCGCAGGAACACTTCCTTGCCATTGGCCAGGGCCATCGCCTGCAGGCGGTCCAGCAAGGCGCGCTCGCCGCTGCGTGCCGGGTGCAAGGACGAGGCCAGCGCCCGCGAAGTCAATCCCTTGAAGGGCGTACGTTGGGCCAGTTCGATCTGCGCCAGCGTACCGGCCGATTCACGCTCGGTCTGCGGGCGCGACGAGGTGTTGAGCAGGGCCAGCCCGGCTACCCGCTCGGGCGCCATCAGCGCCATGGCCTGCGCCACGAAGCCTCCCATCGAGAAACCGAACAGCACGAAGCGCTCGGGCGCATTGCGCAGCACTGAGGCGGCCAGGGCGCGGATGCCGATCTCCTGGCCGAGATCGCCGAAATGCAGTGCGCCCAGCGCCTCCAGGTCGGACTGCATGTCGTCCCAGAGATGATGATTGAGCATGAAGCCGGGCAGCAGGACCAGGTTGCGCATGGAATTCCTTACAACGTTGAACAAAGAAGAAAACGAAAAACGCCACCGCAAGCGGCTATTGCAGCCACTGCGCGCGCCGGCTCGACAGCGC is drawn from Herbaspirillum seropedicae and contains these coding sequences:
- a CDS encoding alpha/beta fold hydrolase, with translation MRNLVLLPGFMLNHHLWDDMQSDLEALGALHFGDLGQEIGIRALAASVLRNAPERFVLFGFSMGGFVAQAMALMAPERVAGLALLNTSSRPQTERESAGTLAQIELAQRTPFKGLTSRALASSLHPARSGERALLDRLQAMALANGKEVFLRQLQTLRDSDAESLQQLRCPVLIVSSDQDKLRSVEESEEMARQIPQSRLELIRDCGHMTPMEKPQELAALIRDWMAQSAL